GATTGGCCGAGCCGACGTTTGCTGCGCATTTCACGCCCTGCATGGAGATCGGGTGGCGGTTGGCCCGCCGACACTGGGGACACGGCTATGCGACCGAGGCGGCGGGAGCGGTGCTCGATCACGCTTTCGGCGTCCTGGGCTTGCCGGAGATCGTGTCATTCACGGCGCATGGCAATCAGCGCTCGCGTCGTGTCATGGAGCGACTCGGGATGCATTACGAATCGAAGGACGATTTCGACCATCCGAATTTGCCTGTGGGGCACGCGTTGAGTCGGCACGCCCTCTACCGCTTGGAAAAGCGCATTTGGGCCAGTTTTTCGGACTCCGCGTCGAAGTAACAGCCGAGGGATGTCGCCCGCCACTCACCCCCACAACTCCCGTTCCGGCGGAAACACCAGCGACCCCTCGTAGCGCAGCCCCGGCTCGCGATCCTTCGCCAGCAGCAGCGGCCCGTCGAGATCGACGAATTCCGCCCCTTGCGCCACGATCAGCGCCGGCGCCATGGCCAGCGAGGTGCCGACCATGCAGCCGGCCATGATCGAGAAGCCGAGCCGCCTTGCGTCGGCGGCGAGCGCCAGCGCCTCGGTGAGGCCGCCGGTCTTGTCCAGCTTTATGTTCACCGCGTCATAGCGCCCGACCAGCGCGGCGAGGCCGATGCGGTCGTGGACGCTCTCATCGGCGCAGATCGGCACGGGGCGGGGGAGGCGCGCGAGCGCTTCATCGGCGCCGGCCGGCAGCGGCTGCTCGATCAGCCTCACCCCGGCGCGGGAGCAGGACTCGCTATTGGCGGCGAAACTTTCTTCGCTCCACGCCTCGTTGGCGTCCACGATCAGCGCCGAATTGGGCGCGCCGGCGCGCACCGCGGCAATGCGCTCGGCGTCGCCATCGCCGGCGAGCTTCACCTTCAATAGGGGGCGATGCGCGGCCTTTGCCGCGGCCTCGCGCATCTCCTGCGGCGTCCCAACGGAAATTGTAAAGGCCGTGACGAGCGGCTCCATCCGTTCGAGCCCGGCGAGCCGATAGGTCGGAACGCCAGTGCGCTTCGCCTCCAAATCCCAGAGCGCGCAATCGGCGGCGTTGCGGGCCGCGCCCGGCGGCAGCAGGGCGGCCAGAGCCGCACGGTCCGCGCCGCTCTCCAGCAGAGCGCGCACGCTCTCCAGCTGATCGACGACGCTCTCCACGCTCTCGCCATAGCGGGCGTAGGGCACGCATTCGCCGCGACCCTCGGCCGCGCCGTCGCGCAGGCGGGCGGTGACGACGACGGCCTCCGTCTTGGCGCCGCGCGAGATGACGAAGCGCCCGGCGATGGGGAAGCGTTCGACGGAAACGGTCAGTTGGACGCTCATGCGGATTTTTCCAGTTGAAACAAATAGCCGCCCGCGGCTCGAGGCCACGCTCGCGCTCGACTTCGGCTGCGCCGGAAGTTAAGACGCTGCGGGGCGCGGAGAAAGGGAGCCGTCGGCCGACAGGGCCGAAAATAGGCATGGCCACTGACCTCGACCATACGGCCCGCCTCTCGTCGCGACGAGAGGGAGAGACCGCCGTCTTCGCGCTCGCCGGCGAATGGGTGCTCGCCGATTCGCATGCTCTGGAGCGGGACGCCGCCGGCATGGCTGCGACCGCTCGCGGCGCCGCTCGCGCCATCGTCGATCTCGCGCATGTCGCCCGGCTCGACACCGCCGGCGCCTGGGTCATCGGCCGGGCGTTGGACGAGATCGCCCATGCGGGCGTCGCCGTCTCGGTGGAGGGCGCGCGGCCGGAGCACTCCGTCCTGCTG
This genomic window from Methylosinus sp. H3A contains:
- the dgcA gene encoding N-acetyl-D-Glu racemase DgcA, with amino-acid sequence MSVQLTVSVERFPIAGRFVISRGAKTEAVVVTARLRDGAAEGRGECVPYARYGESVESVVDQLESVRALLESGADRAALAALLPPGAARNAADCALWDLEAKRTGVPTYRLAGLERMEPLVTAFTISVGTPQEMREAAAKAAHRPLLKVKLAGDGDAERIAAVRAGAPNSALIVDANEAWSEESFAANSESCSRAGVRLIEQPLPAGADEALARLPRPVPICADESVHDRIGLAALVGRYDAVNIKLDKTGGLTEALALAADARRLGFSIMAGCMVGTSLAMAPALIVAQGAEFVDLDGPLLLAKDREPGLRYEGSLVFPPERELWG
- a CDS encoding GNAT family N-acetyltransferase produces the protein MEAPNLITERLRLRDWRDADLEPFAALNADPSVMMFFPRPLDRAQSDAFADRARAKLAERGFGLWAVEAPGVAPFLGFVGLAEPTFAAHFTPCMEIGWRLARRHWGHGYATEAAGAVLDHAFGVLGLPEIVSFTAHGNQRSRRVMERLGMHYESKDDFDHPNLPVGHALSRHALYRLEKRIWASFSDSASK